The following are encoded in a window of Deinococcus planocerae genomic DNA:
- a CDS encoding ROK family transcriptional regulator — protein MPYSTPAHDTLDLAAIRARHTLLLLGRLWQGDRARVDLARELGLSRSAISSIVSELMEAGLVGETGPRAARCGGGGQAGRRATMLALNTRAASLLALDLGASHVRVDLLDLRCRTLASRTVAHDIGCGPGPTYALAARLTREVLAEAGVGREAVAGVGAGVPGPVDHTTGGVVQPPNMGGWDGERVAAGLSSALGLPALVDNDANLGALAEARFGAHRGQPDLIYVKAATGIGAGVMLGGRLHRGVRGGAGEIGHISINERGPVGRSGNPGSLESYAAGQVLVETARARRAAGAPSTLPPALTLGDLIAGAGSDPLAREVWAEAGHHLGVAISTVLNLFNPGAVVVGGRLAGAGAVFLDAIRESALSRTLRVNAGGTPIEFSSLGADAGVLGAGAMLLDQLFTPAGLRHLGRIASVGRSPPPPARPSPFPSPIPSFSPGGTL, from the coding sequence GTGCCGTATTCCACGCCTGCCCACGACACGCTCGACCTGGCCGCGATCCGCGCCCGGCACACCTTGCTGTTGCTGGGGCGGCTGTGGCAGGGGGACCGGGCGCGGGTCGACCTGGCGCGGGAGCTGGGCCTGTCGCGCAGCGCGATCAGCTCCATCGTGAGCGAGCTGATGGAGGCGGGGCTGGTGGGCGAGACGGGACCGCGCGCCGCCCGGTGCGGGGGAGGCGGGCAGGCCGGGCGCCGGGCCACGATGCTGGCGCTGAACACCCGCGCGGCCTCCTTGCTCGCGCTCGACCTGGGGGCCAGCCACGTGCGGGTGGATCTGCTCGACCTGCGCTGCCGCACCCTCGCCAGCCGCACCGTCGCGCACGACATCGGGTGCGGCCCGGGTCCGACGTACGCGCTCGCCGCCCGGCTGACCCGCGAGGTGCTCGCCGAGGCGGGCGTGGGCCGCGAGGCGGTGGCGGGGGTGGGGGCGGGGGTGCCCGGCCCGGTGGACCACACGACGGGCGGGGTCGTGCAGCCCCCCAACATGGGCGGCTGGGATGGCGAACGGGTGGCCGCCGGGCTGAGCTCGGCTTTGGGTCTTCCCGCGCTGGTGGACAACGACGCGAACCTCGGGGCGCTGGCGGAGGCCAGATTCGGGGCGCACCGGGGCCAGCCCGACCTGATCTACGTGAAGGCCGCGACCGGCATCGGGGCGGGGGTGATGCTCGGCGGGCGGCTGCACCGCGGCGTGCGGGGCGGCGCGGGCGAGATCGGCCACATCAGCATCAACGAGCGCGGTCCGGTGGGCCGCAGCGGCAACCCCGGCAGCCTGGAGAGCTACGCCGCCGGACAGGTGCTGGTCGAGACGGCCCGCGCCCGCCGCGCCGCCGGGGCGCCGAGCACCCTGCCCCCGGCCCTCACGCTCGGCGACCTCATCGCGGGGGCGGGCAGCGACCCTCTCGCCCGCGAGGTCTGGGCGGAGGCGGGCCACCACCTCGGCGTGGCGATCAGCACGGTGCTCAACCTCTTCAACCCGGGCGCGGTCGTGGTCGGGGGGCGGCTCGCGGGGGCGGGGGCGGTGTTCCTGGACGCCATCCGGGAAAGTGCCCTGAGCCGCACCCTGCGGGTCAACGCGGGGGGCACCCCCATCGAGTTCAGCTCGCTCGGCGCGGACGCCGGGGTCCTCGGCGCGGGGGCGATGCTCCTCGACCAGCTCTTCACGCCCGCCGGGCTGCGCCACCTGGGGCGGATCGCCTCGGTGGGGCGCAGCCCGCCGCCCCCCGCCCGACCGTCTCCCTTCCCCTCGCCGATCCCCTCTTTCTCCCCTGGAGGAACGTTATGA
- a CDS encoding ABC transporter substrate-binding protein, protein MKKALLIAAALTVTGTASAAGKLEIFSWWSGDEGPALDALVKLYKQRYPTVAVDNATVSGGAGTNAKAVLKTRMLGGTPPDSFQVHAGQELIGTWVVANRMEDLSGLFKSEGWDKAFPKDVIGLLSAKGGIWSVPVNVHRSNVMWYNPAKLKAWGVTAPKTWAEFLTTCNTLKAKGVAAPLVVGENWTQQHLWESVMIGTLGAQGWQNLWTGKTKFTDPKVVQGFTTFGRVMDCANKDASGLSWQQASDRIADGTSAFNIMGDWAAGYFTTTKKLQPNTGFGFTPSPGTSGTFVMLADSFGLPKGAKNRTEALNWLRLMGSKAGQDAFNPLKGSIAARTDSDLSKYNTYSRSAAADWKRNKIVGSLVHGAVAPESFMSAFGAVIDQFVASKNAQGAAAAAQQLATRSGIGQ, encoded by the coding sequence ATGAAGAAAGCTCTTTTGATCGCCGCCGCCCTGACCGTGACGGGCACCGCCTCCGCCGCCGGGAAGCTCGAAATCTTCTCGTGGTGGTCCGGGGACGAGGGTCCGGCCCTCGACGCCCTCGTCAAGCTCTACAAGCAGCGCTACCCCACGGTGGCCGTGGACAACGCGACCGTCTCGGGCGGCGCGGGCACGAACGCCAAGGCGGTGCTCAAGACCCGGATGCTCGGCGGCACGCCCCCCGACTCCTTCCAGGTGCACGCCGGGCAGGAACTCATCGGCACCTGGGTCGTGGCGAACCGTATGGAGGACCTCAGCGGCCTCTTCAAGTCCGAGGGCTGGGACAAGGCGTTTCCCAAGGACGTGATCGGGCTGCTCTCCGCGAAGGGCGGCATCTGGAGCGTGCCCGTCAACGTCCACCGCTCGAACGTGATGTGGTACAACCCCGCCAAGCTTAAGGCTTGGGGCGTCACCGCGCCCAAAACCTGGGCCGAGTTCCTGACGACCTGCAACACGCTCAAGGCCAAGGGCGTCGCCGCGCCCCTCGTGGTGGGCGAGAACTGGACCCAGCAGCACCTCTGGGAGAGCGTGATGATCGGCACGCTGGGGGCCCAGGGCTGGCAAAACCTGTGGACCGGCAAGACCAAGTTCACCGACCCCAAGGTCGTGCAGGGCTTCACCACCTTCGGGCGGGTGATGGACTGCGCCAACAAGGACGCCTCCGGCCTGAGCTGGCAGCAGGCTTCTGACCGTATCGCCGACGGCACGAGCGCTTTCAACATTATGGGCGACTGGGCCGCCGGGTACTTCACGACGACCAAGAAGCTCCAGCCCAACACCGGCTTCGGGTTCACGCCCAGCCCCGGCACGAGCGGCACCTTCGTGATGCTCGCCGACTCCTTCGGCCTGCCCAAGGGCGCCAAGAACCGCACCGAGGCGCTGAACTGGCTGAGGCTGATGGGCTCGAAGGCCGGGCAGGACGCCTTCAACCCCCTGAAGGGCTCCATCGCCGCCCGCACCGACTCCGACCTGAGCAAGTACAACACCTACAGCCGCTCGGCTGCCGCCGACTGGAAGCGCAACAAGATCGTGGGCTCGCTCGTCCACGGCGCCGTCGCCCCCGAGAGCTTCATGAGTGCGTTCGGCGCGGTGATCGACCAGTTCGTCGCCAGCAAGAACGCCCAGGGCGCCGCCGCCGCCGCCCAGCAGCTCGCCACCCGCTCGGGCATCGGCCAGTAA
- a CDS encoding carbohydrate ABC transporter permease, which yields MKGLSRDRLWSIAVLLPSILLLAVFVYGFIARTVYVSLTDWGNDPAQALALDPIIRWVGLANYQELFTGFLQGRFRQELVNTIFFTLFFILGCLGLGLGLALVLDRNPRGEGLWRTIFLFPMSLSFIVTGTIWRWMLQPQGGVNQFPNAVGLPAGQFSWLSSTDAVWKFDWNALPLITASVVGLVLILLAVRAARAGDRTRAIVSGLCAALLLGWALFIGPNVRLLPAPELHGFNLALIGIIIAAVWQMSGYTMALYLAGLRGIPEELREAAKVDGASDFGMYRHVIFPLLAPITLSAMIILGHISLKIFDLVYAMTGPDNTYTSVPALNMYLTSFRQNQFALGAAIGTILLILVAFVIVPYLTSSFRGEEGHA from the coding sequence GTGAAAGGCCTCTCCCGCGACCGTCTGTGGTCCATCGCCGTGCTGCTCCCGAGCATCTTGCTGCTCGCGGTGTTCGTGTACGGCTTCATCGCGCGCACGGTGTACGTCAGCCTCACCGACTGGGGCAACGACCCCGCGCAGGCGCTCGCCCTCGACCCCATCATCCGCTGGGTGGGCCTCGCCAACTACCAGGAACTCTTCACCGGCTTCTTGCAGGGCCGCTTCCGGCAGGAACTCGTCAACACCATCTTCTTCACGCTGTTTTTCATCCTGGGCTGCTTGGGTCTGGGGCTGGGCCTCGCGCTCGTGCTCGACCGCAACCCCCGCGGCGAGGGGCTGTGGCGCACGATCTTCCTCTTCCCGATGAGCCTGAGCTTCATCGTGACGGGCACGATCTGGCGCTGGATGCTTCAGCCGCAGGGGGGCGTGAACCAGTTCCCGAACGCGGTCGGCCTGCCCGCCGGACAGTTCAGTTGGCTGAGCAGCACGGACGCCGTGTGGAAGTTCGACTGGAACGCCCTGCCCCTGATCACCGCCTCGGTGGTCGGGCTGGTCCTGATCCTGCTCGCCGTGCGCGCCGCCCGCGCGGGGGACCGCACGCGCGCTATCGTCTCCGGCCTGTGCGCCGCCCTGCTCCTGGGCTGGGCGCTGTTCATTGGCCCGAACGTCCGGCTCCTTCCCGCGCCTGAACTCCACGGCTTCAACCTCGCCCTGATCGGCATCATCATCGCCGCCGTGTGGCAGATGAGCGGGTACACGATGGCGCTCTACCTCGCCGGGCTGCGCGGCATCCCCGAGGAGCTGCGCGAGGCCGCGAAGGTGGACGGGGCGAGCGACTTCGGGATGTACCGCCACGTCATCTTCCCGCTGCTCGCCCCCATCACCCTGAGCGCGATGATCATCCTGGGGCACATCAGCCTCAAGATCTTCGACCTCGTGTACGCGATGACGGGGCCCGACAACACGTACACCTCCGTGCCCGCGCTGAACATGTACCTCACGAGCTTCCGGCAAAACCAGTTCGCGCTCGGCGCGGCCATCGGGACGATCCTGCTCATCCTGGTGGCGTTCGTGATCGTGCCGTACCTGACGAGTTCCTTCCGAGGCGAGGAGGGCCACGCATGA